Proteins from a genomic interval of Gordonia sp. SL306:
- a CDS encoding ABC transporter permease subunit (The N-terminal region of this protein, as described by TIGR01726, is a three transmembrane segment that identifies a subfamily of ABC transporter permease subunits, which specificities that include histidine, arginine, glutamine, glutamate, L-cystine (sic), the opines (in Agrobacterium) octopine and nopaline, etc.): MSGCGGNSSTGIEGIRDSGVLRVGTEGTYSPFSYHDPTTGKLAGYDVDVANAVAEKLGVRAEFVETPWDSIFAALGADRFDVVANQVTITPERQAKYDLSEPYSVGEGVIVTRADDSSIRSLADLSGKVTAQSSTSNWAQVARDAGARVESVEGFTQAIKLLNQGRVQATVNDSIAVYAYLAETGDTSVKISAKTGDTSEQAFAARKDSRIVGDINKALDELKADGTLSRISQKYLKADASGAPAAASSGDEPASRSTWQLIADNLWPMARATITMTIPLAAISFVIGLVIALAVALARLSTKKAVSWVARAYISVIRGTPLLVQLFIIFYALPELGVSVPPFPAAVVAFSLNVGGYAAEIIRSAILSVPRGQTEAAQTIGMDYATTLRRIVLPQAARNAVPGLSNTLISLVKDTSLASTILVTELLRVAQIAAAPTFEFFALYTTAAVYYWIVCVVLSGLQGRLENRLGRFVTT, from the coding sequence ATGTCCGGCTGTGGGGGCAATTCGTCGACGGGCATCGAGGGCATCCGCGACTCCGGAGTCCTGCGGGTGGGCACCGAGGGGACGTACTCGCCGTTCAGCTACCACGATCCGACGACCGGCAAGCTCGCCGGATACGACGTCGACGTCGCGAACGCGGTGGCCGAGAAACTCGGCGTCCGCGCAGAGTTCGTGGAGACACCATGGGACTCGATCTTCGCGGCGTTGGGCGCCGACCGATTCGACGTGGTCGCCAATCAGGTGACGATCACCCCGGAACGCCAGGCGAAATACGACCTGTCCGAACCGTATTCGGTCGGTGAAGGGGTGATCGTCACTCGCGCCGACGACTCCTCCATCCGGTCGCTCGCCGACCTGAGCGGCAAGGTCACCGCCCAGTCCTCCACCAGCAACTGGGCCCAGGTCGCCCGGGACGCGGGGGCCCGCGTCGAGTCCGTCGAGGGATTCACGCAGGCGATCAAACTGCTGAACCAGGGCCGCGTGCAGGCCACGGTGAACGACAGCATCGCCGTCTACGCGTATCTGGCCGAGACCGGCGACACCAGCGTCAAGATCTCCGCGAAGACCGGCGACACCAGCGAGCAGGCGTTCGCCGCCCGCAAGGACAGCCGGATCGTCGGCGACATCAACAAGGCGCTGGACGAACTCAAAGCCGACGGAACCCTCAGCCGGATCTCGCAGAAGTATCTGAAGGCCGATGCGAGCGGCGCCCCGGCGGCCGCATCGTCGGGCGATGAGCCCGCGTCCCGGAGCACCTGGCAGCTGATCGCCGACAATCTGTGGCCGATGGCTCGGGCCACCATCACCATGACCATCCCGCTGGCCGCGATCAGCTTTGTCATCGGCCTGGTCATCGCGCTGGCGGTGGCGCTGGCCAGACTCTCCACCAAAAAGGCGGTCTCGTGGGTCGCGCGCGCGTACATCTCGGTGATCCGCGGAACGCCGCTGCTCGTCCAGTTGTTCATCATCTTCTACGCCCTGCCCGAACTCGGGGTGAGCGTGCCACCCTTCCCGGCCGCGGTGGTCGCGTTCTCGCTGAATGTCGGCGGTTATGCCGCCGAGATCATCCGCAGTGCGATCCTGTCGGTGCCCAGGGGACAGACCGAGGCGGCTCAGACCATCGGCATGGACTACGCGACCACGCTGCGCCGCATCGTGTTGCCCCAGGCCGCCCGCAACGCCGTGCCGGGTCTGTCGAACACGTTGATCTCGCTCGTGAAGGACACCTCGCTGGCCTCGACCATCCTGGTGACCGAACTGCTCCGGGTCGCCCAGATCGCGGCCGCACCCACCTTCGAGTTCTTCGCCCTCTACACGACGGCGGCGGTCTACTACTGGATCGTCTGCGTCGTGCTGTCCGGTCTCCAGGGCCGGCTCGAGAATCGTCTGGGAAGGTTCGTGACGACATGA